The following DNA comes from Bacteroidales bacterium.
CATTCTCGTTTGCCGAATATTTGGAATTTACAGGTAAAACAGCAACTCCCGACCGTGCTTTTGCTAATTATATGCGAACAGGAGGATTTCCTGAAGCTGTTGGATTTATTGAATCAGGAGAAAGTTATGCTTACGAATATCTAAAAACCGTTTTTCAAAACATATATGAAAATGACATACGGAAAAGGCACACAATATATTATGAAACATCTTATAAGGAAGTCGTTAGTTTTCTGATTGACAGTATTGGTTCAAGAGTTTCAGCAAGAAATATTGCAAAAGTTCTTACGGCAAACGGAAAAAAAATTGACAATAAAACAGTATCAAAGTACATTGATACGCTTGTGGAATCTTATCTTTTTTATAAAGTAAATCGATACGATATAAAAGGAAAACAACATTTGGCAACGCAGGAAAAATACTATCTTGTGGATTTGGGTTTGCGATATGCATTACTTGGGAAAGAACTTACGGCAGATACAGGGCATTTACTTGAAAATGTGATATTTCTTGAATTACTTCGTCGTAATAATCAAATCTGGATAGGAAAAACAGATAATCTTGAAGTCGATTTTGTTGTTCGAAACAAAGATGGTTACACACAATACATTCAAGTGGCATACACAGTAAAAGAGCCAAAAACACTTGAAAGAGAACTCGCTCCGTTTAATAAAATCCCGGATTTTAACGAGAGATTACTTATTACAATGGATTACGAAACAGGAAACCATAACGGAGTGAAACAGGTAAATGCAATCGACTGGATATTAGGTGATAAAAATGATTAAAAAAGAATAAAATGACGAACGCTTGGGAGGTTACAAATCTGTAGGTGATGGAATTAGAGAGTTACGAGTGAATTTTGCAAAAGGATACAGAGTTTATTTCAAGGAAAAAGATGAAAAAATAGTTATTCTACTAATTGGAGGAGAGAAGTCATCTCAACAAAAGGACATTGAAAAAGCAAAAGAAATCTGGAAAAAATCAAAAAAATAGAAAAATGGGAACTTCAAAATTTGACATAGCGGATTATTTGGACAGCAAGGAAATGATTGCGGAATATCTCAACACTGTTTTGGAAGAAGGAGATAACTCAGATGTAATTATTGCAATTGGACATATTGCAAAAGCGATAGGAATGACCAAAATATCGGAGGAAACTGGATTAAGCAGACCCAGTTTATACAAAGCATTATCGGATGGCGCAAAGCCTCAATTTGCAACAATAATGAAAGTTTTAAAAGCAATTGGAGGACAGATTCAAGTGAATCCAATATCCGCTTGAAAAAATAACGATATCACAATAAATGTTCAACGGTAA
Coding sequences within:
- a CDS encoding ATP-binding protein, whose amino-acid sequence is VQNLPEFEKLLEGLYVTQNIALYVTGSNAYLLSSELATILTGRAYEINVLPFSFAEYLEFTGKTATPDRAFANYMRTGGFPEAVGFIESGESYAYEYLKTVFQNIYENDIRKRHTIYYETSYKEVVSFLIDSIGSRVSARNIAKVLTANGKKIDNKTVSKYIDTLVESYLFYKVNRYDIKGKQHLATQEKYYLVDLGLRYALLGKELTADTGHLLENVIFLELLRRNNQIWIGKTDNLEVDFVVRNKDGYTQYIQVAYTVKEPKTLERELAPFNKIPDFNERLLITMDYETGNHNGVKQVNAIDWILGDKND
- a CDS encoding type II toxin-antitoxin system RelE/ParE family toxin; the encoded protein is MGGYKSVGDGIRELRVNFAKGYRVYFKEKDEKIVILLIGGEKSSQQKDIEKAKEIWKKSKK
- a CDS encoding putative addiction module antidote protein → MGTSKFDIADYLDSKEMIAEYLNTVLEEGDNSDVIIAIGHIAKAIGMTKISEETGLSRPSLYKALSDGAKPQFATIMKVLKAIGGQIQVNPISA